One window from the genome of Kaistella carnis encodes:
- a CDS encoding HupE/UreJ family protein, whose product MTKLIIIFVKNYRMTDFFFYLKLGWEHIISLDALDHQLFILVLVAVYFYRDWRKILILITAFTIGHSITLALSVLDVFRLPSNLVEILIPVTIMLTALDNILFRKNQKKLMQINYFLALVFGLIHGMGFANTARMTMASEQNIALPLLGFNIGLELGQITVVLLVMGLLILLSKFVKFQQKYWIIGISVVSVLLSAQMILERI is encoded by the coding sequence ATGACGAAATTAATCATTATTTTCGTAAAAAATTACAGAATGACGGACTTCTTCTTCTATCTTAAACTTGGCTGGGAACATATTATTTCTTTAGATGCCCTTGATCATCAATTGTTTATATTGGTTTTGGTGGCTGTTTATTTCTATAGAGACTGGCGTAAAATTCTGATCTTAATTACGGCATTTACCATCGGGCACTCTATAACTTTGGCTTTAAGTGTTTTAGATGTGTTCCGGCTTCCATCAAACCTGGTAGAAATTTTAATTCCTGTCACCATTATGCTCACTGCATTAGACAATATACTGTTTCGAAAAAATCAAAAAAAATTGATGCAGATTAATTATTTTCTTGCTTTGGTATTTGGATTAATTCACGGGATGGGATTTGCAAATACGGCCAGAATGACGATGGCTTCTGAACAGAATATTGCACTGCCACTTTTAGGATTTAATATTGGGTTAGAATTAGGACAGATCACCGTAGTTTTATTGGTGATGGGTTTGCTTATTTTACTTTCTAAATTTGTAAAATTCCAGCAGAAATACTGGATTATCGGAATTTCTGTGGTTTCTGTTTTACTGTCCGCACAAATGATTTTAGAACGTATTTAG
- a CDS encoding DUF6702 family protein has product MYKKLLVLFAMVLFVCSQAKEIHPYHVGSVEFNYNSKSKTFEITGKFFLDDLENALKQKYGSPVHFNDGKYTAEINSLLKKYCEEYLKLKTDNKFLTINYIGFEEDNESVNIFLESETVNPPKKVETAVSFLYNFFDDQMNIIHIIVNGKRQSERLNYPNRYLYKTF; this is encoded by the coding sequence ATGTATAAAAAACTTCTGGTGCTTTTTGCGATGGTTCTTTTTGTTTGTTCTCAAGCGAAGGAGATTCATCCATATCACGTTGGTTCGGTAGAATTCAATTATAATTCAAAATCGAAAACTTTTGAAATTACAGGGAAATTCTTTCTGGATGATTTAGAAAATGCCTTGAAGCAAAAGTATGGAAGTCCAGTACATTTTAATGACGGGAAATATACGGCAGAAATAAATTCACTGCTAAAGAAATATTGCGAAGAATATCTGAAACTTAAAACGGATAACAAATTTTTAACAATCAATTACATCGGTTTTGAAGAAGATAACGAATCCGTAAATATTTTTCTGGAATCTGAAACCGTAAATCCTCCAAAAAAAGTAGAAACTGCCGTGAGCTTTCTGTATAATTTTTTTGATGATCAAATGAATATCATTCACATCATCGTCAACGGGAAGCGCCAGAGCGAACGATTGAATTATCCGAATCGGTATCTATACAAGACTTTTTAA
- a CDS encoding acyl carrier protein phosphodiesterase — MNYLAHSFLSFSDEQIVGQFLEDVIPNRDRFSYPEKMQQGITLHREIDTFTDAHPALRDAKKIFSPLVRLYSGAFVDVAMDYFLANSLSDQELKNHAEKVYLVLRKYEELLPERLVRMVSGMEKDNWLYNYKEEWGIQYSMQNVLNKAKYLDKDLAVFEVFRKNKPQLQKHFNVFFPELLSHAKKVNAAF, encoded by the coding sequence ATGAACTATCTCGCCCATTCTTTTCTCTCTTTTTCCGACGAGCAAATCGTGGGTCAGTTTCTGGAAGATGTTATTCCGAACAGAGATCGCTTTTCTTATCCCGAGAAAATGCAGCAGGGAATTACCCTGCATCGCGAAATTGATACTTTCACCGATGCTCACCCCGCGCTTCGGGATGCTAAGAAGATTTTCAGTCCGCTCGTGCGCTTGTATTCGGGTGCGTTTGTGGATGTAGCGATGGATTATTTTTTGGCAAATTCTCTTTCAGATCAAGAGTTGAAAAATCATGCAGAAAAAGTATATCTCGTTTTACGGAAATATGAAGAGTTGCTGCCCGAACGATTGGTGCGAATGGTGAGTGGCATGGAAAAAGACAATTGGCTCTACAATTATAAAGAGGAATGGGGTATTCAATATTCCATGCAAAATGTCCTGAACAAAGCCAAGTATTTAGATAAAGATTTAGCGGTTTTCGAAGTTTTCAGAAAAAATAAGCCGCAGTTACAAAAGCATTTTAATGTGTTCTTTCCGGAGCTTTTGTCTCACGCAAAAAAAGTTAATGCTGCCTTTTAA
- a CDS encoding basic secretory protein-like protein, with the protein MKKDLVENFFVVYPKLKNDFNTKAPVNITFEIESAISSPAYASGSKVTYQSEWLAEHPEDRDIATHEMTHLVQAYNWGNIPWWITEGIADYTRDKYGISNAGWTLTPYSEGQNYDNGYRITARFLKWIEVKIKPGFVKHLDTQCRTGNYSESVWSSFTGKTLQELWTQYKADPTI; encoded by the coding sequence ATGAAAAAGGATCTTGTCGAAAATTTCTTTGTCGTTTATCCAAAACTGAAAAATGATTTTAATACCAAGGCTCCTGTTAATATTACGTTTGAAATAGAATCGGCGATCTCCTCACCGGCGTACGCAAGTGGAAGTAAAGTGACCTATCAATCGGAGTGGTTAGCGGAACACCCGGAAGATCGCGATATTGCGACGCATGAGATGACGCACTTGGTTCAAGCCTACAACTGGGGAAATATTCCGTGGTGGATTACCGAGGGAATCGCTGATTATACCAGAGATAAGTACGGGATATCAAACGCGGGATGGACTTTAACACCTTATTCAGAAGGTCAGAATTATGATAATGGATACCGAATTACCGCCCGCTTTTTAAAATGGATCGAAGTGAAAATTAAACCGGGTTTTGTAAAACATTTAGATACGCAATGCCGCACGGGAAATTATTCAGAATCTGTCTGGTCTTCCTTCACCGGGAAAACTTTGCAGGAATTATGGACCCAATATAAAGCCGATCCCACTATTTAA